In Portunus trituberculatus isolate SZX2019 chromosome 44, ASM1759143v1, whole genome shotgun sequence, a single window of DNA contains:
- the LOC123518684 gene encoding uncharacterized protein LOC123518684: MPDVHLHGCHFHWCQAVYRKLNSLGLSTAYRKRGPLYHLFKRMLALPYLPRRHIHGAFDQLKLQAEQSAQIIQLFDYIETTWFQSATWDVVNWCNFKKLVRTNNDAEGWHRRLNTRAGGSSVPIYKLLKDVL; the protein is encoded by the exons ATGCCTGATGTACATCTGCATGGATGTCACTTCCACTGGTGTCAGGCAGTGTATAGAAAG CTTAACAGCCTGGGCCTGTCAACAGCGTACAGGAAGCGTGGCCCTCTGTATCATCTTTTTAAGAGAATGCTAGCACTACCATATCTTCCTCGAAGGCACATACATGGGGCATTTGACCAACTGAAGCTGCAGGCAGAACAATCGGCACAAATAATACAGCTCTTTGATTATATTGAGACTACCTGGTTCCAGTCAGCCACATGGGATGTCGTCAACTGGTGCAACTTCAAAAAACTGGTGAGAACAAATAATGATGCAGAAGGTTGGCACCGACGATTGAACACCAGGGCTGGAGGTAGCAGTGTACCAATATACAAGCTCCTGAAAGATGTACTGTGA
- the LOC123518685 gene encoding uncharacterized protein LOC123518685: protein MGLHVAPLLGGLLGDGNFAGSAGVSSMGMPHVDWLHGSMPSQVLPQPVDAGADPGGAVVSQAAATGWPSFSEEVDQVFDDVPLGEAVTVDEEGAASFRELITSVRESLGLPMPSSLASTLQTGVVRTSGTSRPGTTPLVLPHSPLALEVCREQLGCSLGISNPVSAKFTLPRRLASRAERWYTPGGDFCGAPPFYDDLLHLMESKDLSVWHMATQLGDILSSLVDITSWTDQVLGDLAGLSSAAPQRGLDCLGALARVNLDIMQPYEMLCLRMMMLHRQAVVRNLPNTYGDWERRQLMSSPVGSHLFDGQTLAVVEQRELESSQRSLVSQIACGLSSTAQGIRAKADHAIGSRCLAPVVPPSVPPPPALKVSGSFCSRRIFCGHSRGRRGLARDAAEVLLQVGLVCSGTGKSGRASGPASGWSRPFGMVLFSPSSGILSSRARLWSFWRTRGAQTVIWLWRLRFPRC from the coding sequence ATGGGACTTCATGTAGCACCACTCCTTGGTGGGTTGCTGGGTGATGGCAATTTTGCAGGCTCAGCGGGTGTGTCTTCCATGGGCATGCCTCATGTTGATTGGCTGCATGGGTCAATGCCCTCACAGGTTCTGCCCCAGCCAGTTGATGCGGGTGCGGACCCTGGTGGCGCAGTAGTTAGTCAGGCTGCTGCCACGGGCTGGCCTTCATTTTCTGAAGAGGTGGATCAGGTTTTTGATGATGTTCCCTTGGGGGAGGCTGTCACTGTGGATGAGGAAGGTGCGGCTTCCTTTCGTGAGCTTATTACCTCAGTGAGAGAGTCCTTGGGTCTCCCCATGCCCTCTTCTCTTGCTTCCACTCTTCAGACTGGGGTCGTGCGCACCTCTGGGACTTCACGTCCTGGCACCACTCCCTTGGTGCTGCCTCATTCTCCTCTGGCTCTGGAGGTTTGCAGGGAACAACTGGGCTGTTCCCTGGGGATCTCTAATCCAGTTTCAGCTAAGTTCACCTTGCCCAGGAGGTTGGCTTCAAGGGCAGAGAGGTGGTACACTCCAGGAGGAGATTTCTGTGGGGCTCCTCCTTTCTATGATGACCTGCTTCATTTGATGGAGAGTAaagatctgtctgtctggcatATGGCTACTCAATTAGGGGATATTTTGAGTAGTCTGGTTGATATCACTTCCTGGACAGATCAGGTTCTGGGGGACCTTGCTGGCCTTTCCAGTGCTGCACCCCAGAGGGGCTTGGACTGCCTGGGAGCTCTTGCCAGGGTAAATTTAGATATAATGCAACCCTATGAAATGCTCTGTTTGAGGATGATGATGTTACACAGGCAGGCTGTGGTGAGAAACCTTCCTAATACTTATGGTGATTGGGAGAGACGGCAGTTGATGTCTTCCCCTGTTGGCTCCCACCTTTTTGATGGTCAGACTCTTGCAGTAGTAGAGCAGAGGGAGCTTGAGTCCTCACAACGGTCACTCGTTTCCCAGATTGCTTGTGGCCTGTCATCCACAGCTCAGGGCATCAGGGCTAAGGCTGATCATGCCATTGGTTCCCGATGCCTTGCACCAGTTGTGCCTCCTTCGGTTCCGCCCCCTCCTGCTCTTAAGGTGAGTGGTTCCTTTTGCTCTCGAAGAATCTTCTGTGGCCACTCTAGGGGCCGTCGGGGTCTCGCTAGGGACGCTGCAGAGGTGCTACTGCAAGTTGGGCTTGTCTGCAGCGGCACTGGCAAGAGTGGGAGAGCATCGGGGCCTGCGAGTGGGTGGTCAAGACCCTTTGGTATGGTTTtgttctccccttcctcagGGATCCTCTCCTCTCGAGCACGCCTGTGGAGTTTCTGGCGTACAAGGGGGGCTCAGACCGTCATTTGGCTCTGGAGGCTGCGGTTTCCGAGATGCTGA